One genomic window of Bradyrhizobium sp. CCGE-LA001 includes the following:
- a CDS encoding trypsin-like serine protease — MQLKNGKSFFVAVSLGIISIALGSIAVVAQTELRPVDPITDPGDCVGPGCPRTHGLDGVAAGAAAPARAGRSLAPIVDGGTCTGPGCARRAGNPAAASAASPAGAAAPAPPAAGWSDGGVNVIVVPVPRSPPGTNGPNIIVVPGTPVGPSSPRSNVDPDRQPASATTHVVPQGGTAVIIADPSVAISQREQPRSAAAAMPRHGAGPQTFDSGLTDCDIPFDELANRARSCTAGPAAAGRRCEQYSLSQFTEVVQMSMYNSAAGRWDALCTGTLISPQWVLTAAHCLIEDDPPSKRGANSGADLIMGAEELLQFRITADNAVTLTATERERKLSRAIVYGRYGGSAKINDIYYSDDLALLQLSSPYPADPVETARLASPGGFLPDATIAGYGFSNADQGTLGRFNLTWPVPLQKDAGGQYRFKPGQGDRHRSAFCQGDSGGPVLAGRNRGCRRSDKSREFRPRYIQGVISYNTLVRPEFGSPEMQWAHACMNAESMAMQDVTINERRSWICERTDLEAGGC, encoded by the coding sequence TTTTGTTGCGGTCTCCCTGGGCATCATTTCAATCGCTCTGGGCAGTATCGCTGTCGTAGCACAGACCGAACTGCGGCCGGTCGATCCGATCACCGATCCCGGCGACTGCGTCGGGCCGGGTTGCCCCAGGACGCACGGCCTCGATGGGGTGGCGGCCGGCGCCGCGGCACCGGCCCGCGCCGGACGCAGCCTTGCCCCGATCGTGGATGGCGGCACCTGCACCGGGCCTGGTTGCGCGCGACGCGCGGGCAATCCAGCGGCCGCTAGTGCAGCATCGCCCGCCGGTGCTGCAGCTCCCGCGCCACCGGCTGCGGGATGGTCCGATGGTGGCGTGAACGTGATCGTGGTCCCGGTGCCCCGGAGTCCACCCGGTACAAATGGCCCCAACATCATCGTCGTGCCGGGCACGCCGGTCGGCCCGTCGTCTCCACGATCGAACGTTGATCCGGATCGGCAACCCGCATCCGCGACGACGCATGTCGTACCGCAGGGCGGGACGGCCGTGATCATCGCCGACCCCAGTGTCGCAATCTCCCAGCGTGAGCAGCCGCGGTCAGCTGCGGCGGCGATGCCACGGCACGGAGCCGGTCCGCAGACCTTCGACAGCGGCCTGACCGACTGCGACATTCCATTTGACGAATTGGCTAACCGCGCAAGGTCCTGCACGGCAGGCCCGGCTGCCGCGGGCCGCCGCTGCGAGCAATACTCGCTGTCGCAGTTCACTGAGGTCGTGCAGATGAGCATGTACAACAGCGCCGCCGGCCGCTGGGATGCGCTGTGCACCGGCACGTTGATTTCGCCGCAATGGGTCCTGACGGCGGCCCATTGCCTGATCGAGGACGATCCCCCGAGCAAGCGAGGCGCCAATTCGGGCGCTGACCTCATCATGGGCGCGGAGGAACTCCTCCAATTCCGGATCACCGCGGACAACGCCGTCACGCTCACCGCGACTGAACGCGAACGCAAGCTGTCGCGCGCGATTGTCTATGGCCGCTATGGCGGCTCCGCCAAGATCAACGATATCTACTATTCCGATGATCTCGCGCTGCTGCAACTGTCCTCGCCATATCCGGCGGATCCGGTCGAAACGGCTCGCCTGGCGAGTCCCGGAGGCTTTCTTCCAGACGCTACGATCGCGGGCTATGGCTTCTCGAACGCCGACCAGGGCACGCTCGGTCGCTTCAATCTGACCTGGCCGGTGCCGCTGCAGAAAGATGCCGGCGGTCAGTACAGGTTCAAGCCCGGCCAGGGCGACCGTCATAGGAGCGCCTTTTGTCAGGGCGATTCCGGCGGGCCGGTGCTGGCAGGGCGCAATCGAGGTTGTCGGCGAAGCGACAAGAGCAGGGAATTTCGCCCACGGTACATTCAGGGCGTCATTTCCTACAACACGCTAGTTCGCCCTGAGTTTGGCAGCCCCGAGATGCAATGGGCGCACGCCTGCATGAACGCGGAATCGATGGCGATGCAGGATGTGACGATCAACGAGAGGCGGAGCTGGATTTGCGAGCGAACCGATCTTGAAGCCGGCGGATGCTGA